From Salvelinus namaycush isolate Seneca chromosome 9, SaNama_1.0, whole genome shotgun sequence:
TTGAGACTATATCTAATGAAGTTCCACCCAATATACTCTTTAAACTAATTTCCTGTATCTCCTTCTCCCTCATACTAGATCTAagcctctctctatccctctgatCCTACCCACACTGTAACAATACATGCTCCACGGTCTCTGTTTCCTGGCAATAATCACACTTTCCCATTGGATGCTTTCCAATCACATTTAAAGTCTTATtcaactggctgtgtcccacccgtAATCTTGTAAaaatagcctcctctcttctgtcccttcCTGCCGTCCTCCCCTCCCCAACTTTCCCCCGAACTTGAAATAAATGCCCGCCCTTAGTATCTCTATTCCACTGCTCCTGCCATCTctccaccatcactgtccatatcaggctttttgcCTCTGCTTTGCTTACTGAAACTACAACATCCCTactactaagtgcttgtttagccagtacatcaactgccTCAGTCCCCTCCAGCCCCACATGGTCTGGGACCCAAGTAAATCTTATCTGTATACCCATCTATCTAATCCTGCAATGGATTTGTAGTACTTCATAAAGTAGGCGTTGTCTGCTACCTGAGCTAAAGGACTGCAGACTCATCAACACTGCACATGAATCAGAGCAAATAACTACTCTGGCTGGCTTTACTTCCTCCACCCACTGCAAGGCCAACAGTATAGCCATCAGCTCCGCCGTATATACAGCAAGATGATCTGTAATATGTTTCCTGACTGCCACCCCACATTCCTGCACTATCTTTTGAACCATCTGTGTAAATGGCCACAAAATCCTGAGACACAGTATACAGACGTCTCTTAAACAAATCAGATGGATCAACACCATCCCTAtctttctgtagtctctccaACACTTCTAGAACTACTGGAGGCAGGAGTAGGGGCGAGGTAGATTTATAGGAATAGCTACCGTTGGACTGAACTCCCTTCCATATAGTCCTATCTCCTTCACCTGGGTATTACCCACCGACCCAAAGCTTGTGTTCTGTCCTCACTCATGTTCCCAGCATGCCTGTAAAATCCCTTTCGCAGGATGAGACACTCCATGTTCCTGTAGGTTGACCCAATAATTAATTGCCAGATGCTGTCTCCTAATCTGCAATGGCATATCCCCTATCTCCACCTTGTAGCGATGCCACTGGGGAGGTCAAAAACACCCCACTACATATTCTGAGTTCTTGCCCCTGTATGTCATCTAGCCTTTCAAATGAGGTCCATACACTATACttccatagtctattacagatcggatcaatgcaacatacatggtcctcagTGAGGAACGCCCAGCCCCCCACTCCTTCCCCGTCAGACTGCGCATCACATTGAGCACCTTCTTAAACTTTCCCACCACTCTTTCAATGTGTTCTGCCCAGGTCAGTCTAGTGTCAAAGTATATCCCAAGGAACCTGAATTACCCCACCCTCTCCAAGTTTCTTCCATATAACCTCAAGTATACCACATCTCACACCTTCCTCCTGGTAAAGAACACTGTCTGAGTTTTCTCTACAGAGAACCTGAATCCACACATTAATGCCCACCGCTCTACCTCATCAATTGCTTCCTGTAACTTCATGACTATGTATGGCACATTTCTTCCCCTCTTCCATAAGGGTCCCATCATCTGTAAATAATGACCTCCCAATATCCGTCTGTACCTGAGTAAACATCATTGATCAAGATTGAGAACAGAGGACTAATGACGCTCCCCTGCGGTGTACCGTTATCCACCAGGTAGCTGTCTGATAGTCTTCCCCACCCTCACCTGGATAGACCTTCCAAACAGGAAATCCTTTATCCAGTTGTACATTCTTCCTCCTACCCCCATAACATCAAGCTTGGTTAACAACCCCTCCTTCCACATCATATCATATGCCTTCTACACATAAAAaagaccagtggtggaaaaagtacccaatcgtcatacttgagtaaaagcaaAGACACAGTAATAGAAAATTATATGAGTAAACGTCTAAaagcatttggttttaaatatacttaagtatcaaaagtaaatgtcaaattcattatattaagcaaaccagacggcacgattttcttgttttttatttatttacggatagccaggggcacattccaaccctcagacatcatttaaaaattaagcatttgtgtttagtgagcccaccagatcagatgcagtagggatgaccagggatttttTCTTTAAGAGTGTGAATTTGAAACTGTCCTggtaagcattcaaaatgtaacttttgGTGTGCTTTtggtgtgtcagggaaaatgtcagggaaagtacattattttctttaggaatgcagtgaagtaaaagttgtcaaaaatatgaatggtaaagtacagataaccTAAAAAACtagttaagtagtactttaaattatttttacttaaatactttacacAACTGAAAAGATAGCTACAACAGTCTCCTTGTTCACCTGAGCCTTCGTGACCTCTGCTTCTAAGCAGAGCACTGGGTCCATAGTTCCCCTACCCTTCCTGAACCCACTCTGACAGGGCATATACTAGCCCACTGTTATCCAGGAAGTAAGTTAGCCTCTCCGAAATCATACGCTCCATAATCTTAAATACATGTGATGTTAAAGCTATTGGCCGATAGCATGTTGGCCTCATTGCGTCCTTCCCTGGCTTCCGGATTGGTACCACTACTGCCTCCTTCCAGCTGCCTGGTAGTATCCCCTCCTCCCACACTCTGTTGTACAACACCAATACCTTATCCAGTGCCTCATCACTAAGATGGGCTAACATAACATAGCACACCTCATCTTTCCCAGGTGAAGTTAACCCAGCCTTACCTATTGCCCTTTTCATCTCTGCCATGGTAAATGGTGCATTCAATGCATCATTTACATCCTCCCTCCTATCCAGAACTCCAGGGttctcctctctcgttctctctctctccctccctctgacaAATTTGCCGAGCTATGCATTTGGACAAACGCTTTGTCAATTATCTCTGCCTTCTCCTCTGTTACTGCCATATCATCCCCACTCGTCAACACTGGATAATCCCACCCCCTTGTGACTCCACTCATCCTCTTAATCATCCCCACACTTCCcatactcatcctcccctccacACCTGATTTTCTCTTTACATGCTGTTGCCACATGCCCAAACCTCTGGCAGTTATAACATCTTAAAGGCTTCGGGACATAAACCCTCACATAATAGCTCATATATCCTATGGTTGCTTTATTTGGCAGTACCCGGTCCTTGAAGTTTAACAGAATAGATGGGCTATCTACCCTAACGCCACCCCTTGTTGCTTGCAATCTTTGAACGTTTACTACAATGCCTTCTCAAGTTGACGCTTACCTCTTTAGTGCCAAGGCACTCCTGTCATCACCCCTTTAATCCACTGATTCCCTGCTTGACCAGGCCAGCTGCTAGACACCACCTTACACTTCCCTATTTACTTCACGCAGAGCTTTTTCCCTCTGCGCCATGTCCTTACAGAGCACCAACAAGCTCCCATCTCTTAACACTTTAGCATTGACAACTTCCCCAATCAACTCTTGTATCGCAACCTTCACAGACTCATCACCCcaactcccccttcctccctaaACTTCAGAATCACTTTATGCTCCTCCTCTCCATGCTGCCCTCGCAACTTCTCTCTACCCCGAAACCGCCGCTAGAGTTGGAAACTATGTTCTAGCAACACCTTTTCCAAGACAAATGTTTCATTCATACATAAGACATCATTTGGTCGATATTGTTTTCTATTACATATTAGAATTATTTTAGAGACTACACAGTACTTATTTATGCATGTGGTGGTATAAGAGACCAGGGCGCATATACACAAAGCGTTTCAGAATAGGAGTGCTGGTCAAGGATCTGTACATATaatcatattcattatgatctaaaggCCAAAACTTTTCTGAGATCAGCACACCTACTCCAACAATTTGGGGCTATAATAATAATTGTAGGATCTCTATGCCTCTACTTTACAAATAGATGGTTCTGCAGCTCAGCCTGTGGAAAATACCAACTAAATGTCATTGTGCAATCTTTACAGCAACTAACTACACACAGTCAATAATTACAATCAACATTATGGTGTATAAATTAATGAATTTCCAAATACAAGGAAAGGTAGCTCACTTTAATCAAATACACATGATTACAACAGCATTCTTGTGTAATCTAGTATAATTCAGCATATGGAACAAATGTATTCACAAAGGGTGTGTTCGTAAAGTCACTCTGGAGTGCACTCTGggcatttgtaaattcagagcgttgtaaGATTGTCTATTCATGAATTCAGAGCATACACTGGaagctctggccgaggagtaggatTGATTAGAGCGTTCTGACCTTACACGGCagtaaagcacccaagctaactggctaacattggctagctacttccagacacaaatgagagaatacCTCACTgatcattttactcgccctagcagagctggttaggctgttttcatgttatccagagcgttggtgaataactgtgctgctggcaacaatctGTCCTATTCAACGGCATTAgcaaattcatcagttattctgcgctttgGCACACAGATGAGTGCTCTTAAATCTGAggagatagccagagtgaatttaagAACTGACCCAAATTACATATTAAcaaacaacaaatgtgtcacAATGGGCATAAAAGGAACTTTTAAAGCATATTCTAAAATAGTGATCCAGTAGTCCTCTTCATTTGGTCCAGCTGACTTTAGGAATATCGTAATGTTCTGTCAGGCTGTCCAGGTGACGGTTGAAATCCTGCAACAAAAATACTGTTGTTTATAGTAAATGCCTCAACTCAAATCTCCCCAAGCATATTTTCTGAATTACAGTAACTgcataaaataataaaatgtctTACCTCAACTCTCCTCTTGTGAGTTTTTTCTGCTTTGTTCAAAATCCTCTCCATTTGCTTAAAGAAATGAAAGGGGGGGGTGAATAATGGTATTTTAAACTTTAAGCATTTCATCCCATGACCAACATTTTATCTATTTCAGTGCTTTAACATCAGTTGGACAATACATTTAGCTAGAACAATGAGTATTACCCTCTTCTCTTGCATCTTGTCAAATGCAATTTGAGCTGGTGTTCTTTTGTCAATGTATCCACTCTTGGTCTCCTCCTCTTCGTTTCGATTTGTATTAATTTGCTGCTCCAAACGCTTCTTCTCTTTGTCCTTCTTCTTCtttctaaaaaaataaataagaaggTAGGTAACGTTACACCAGCTAAAGCTTTGAGGGAAATACTAGATTAGGCCTACATGTCTGCTTACTTGCACTTAAAGCTACATGAATAGGCTGACACTAGCTAC
This genomic window contains:
- the fam32a gene encoding protein FAM32A-like, giving the protein MSDQYATVQKGSLKLKGIGVVSAGKKKKKKDKEKKRLEQQINTNRNEEEETKSGYIDKRTPAQIAFDKMQEKRQMERILNKAEKTHKRRVEDFNRHLDSLTEHYDIPKVSWTK